From the genome of Leptodactylus fuscus isolate aLepFus1 chromosome 1, aLepFus1.hap2, whole genome shotgun sequence, one region includes:
- the LOC142199609 gene encoding vomeronasal type-2 receptor 26-like, protein MSSYEANLTKSEVLDITFPTKEKQRKQQKISFMWSNTAIPRSQCSENCPTGTRKIKIDWKPVCCYGCVLCSEGEISNVTDSESCTPCLPTEWSSNKRDQCLPKDEEFLAFSDPFAIALSALAILCWAISVLIFGVFASHKDTPIVKANNKTLSFILVVSLSLCFLCVFLFIGCPDNRTCKLRQIVFGIIFSISVSCVLAKTILVYMAFKTSRPGSQWRKFFGVKVSNSIVVMASSIQVIISIAWLYFSPPYLEQDTHSYQRTIVIQCNEGSQVGFFAVIGYLFFLAALSFVVAYLARTLPDRFNEAKYITFSMLVFCSVWVTMVPSYLSTKGKKMVTVEMFSILASSAGLLCFIFFPKCYIIFLKPEINTRIQLHGNIKI, encoded by the exons ATGTCCAGTTATGAAGCTAATCTTACCAAGTCAGAAGTTTTAGATATCACCTTCCCAACAAAAGAGAAACAACGGAAACAACAAAAGATCTCCTTCATGTGGTCAAATACTGCT ATACCAAGATCTCAATGTTCAGAAAATTGTCCAACTGGAACTCGAAAGATCAAGATAGATTGGAAGCCAGTCTGCTGTTACGGCTGCGTGTTATGTTCTGAAGGAGAAATATCCAACGTCACtg ATAGTGAATCCTGCACGCCATGTTTGCCTACAGAATGGTCAAGCAATAAAAGAGACCAGTGTCTCCCCAAGGATGAAGAGTTCCTTGCCTTCTCCGACCCGTTTGCCATAGCATTATCAGCACTTGCTATTCTTTGTTGGGCAATTTCTGTTCTAATATTTGGagtttttgcctcccataaagATACACCAATTGTGAAAGCGAATAACAAGACCCTGAGCTTCATCCTCGTCGTCTCACTCTCCTTGTGCTTTCTAtgcgtttttttatttattggttGTCCTGATAATAGAACCTGCAAATTACGACAAATTGTTTTTGGCATCATCTTctccatctctgtgtcttgtgtcTTGGCCAAAACCATCCTGGTCTACATGGCTTTCAAAACATCCCGACCTGGAAGTCAATGGAGAAAGTTCTTTGGAGTGAAAGTGTCCAACTCTATAGTTGTGATGGCGTCATCCATTCAGGTTATTATAAGTATTGCTTGGCTCTACTTCTCTCCCCCATATCTGGAGCAGGACACACATTCCTATCAGAGAACCATTGTCATTCAGTGCAATGAAGGATCCCAAGTTGGTTTCTTTGCCGTTATAGGCTATTTGTTTTTCTTGGCAGCTCTGAGTTTCGTTGTAGCGTATTTGGCTAGAACGTTGCCAGATCGATTCAATGAAGCCAAGTACATTACATTCAGCATGCTGGTATTCTGTAGCGTCTGGGTTACCATGGTCCCTTCTTATCTGAGCACCAAAGGAAAAAAGATGGTAACCGTAGAAATGTTTTCCATATTGGCATCAAGTGCTGGACTTTTATGCTTTATATTTTTTCCAAAGTGCTACATTATTTTCCTAAAGCCTGAAAtaaatacaagaatacaactcCATGGAAATATCAAGATATAA